The following proteins come from a genomic window of Candidatus Bipolaricaulis sibiricus:
- a CDS encoding putative metal-dependent hydrolase YcfH: MPLFDTHAHLDFPQFDRDRGRVLAALRAERVAVLNVGADLRSSAASLALARQHPFVFAACGVHPHDARTFTPDAERELSALLRQGAVAVGECGLDFYRNLSPRDAQVAAFRAQLRLAKRLDLPVVLHERAAWDTFLSVLRDEAPLRGVVHAFSGDAGRAGAIADLGLHLGIGGPLTYAQNHALRGAVGSVPLDRIVIETDAPYLPPEPHRGKRNDPGMVRLVAERLAALRGMPVAELAEATWTNACRLLAVAPRFEPPA; this comes from the coding sequence GTGCCCCTGTTCGACACCCACGCCCACCTCGACTTTCCCCAGTTCGACCGGGACCGGGGTCGGGTTCTCGCCGCGCTCCGGGCCGAGCGGGTGGCCGTCCTCAACGTGGGAGCCGACCTCCGCTCGTCGGCGGCGTCGCTTGCGCTCGCGCGCCAGCACCCGTTCGTGTTCGCCGCGTGCGGGGTCCACCCCCACGACGCCCGTACGTTCACCCCCGACGCAGAGCGGGAGCTTTCCGCACTCCTCCGGCAGGGGGCGGTGGCGGTGGGCGAGTGCGGGCTCGACTTCTACCGCAACCTCTCCCCCCGGGATGCCCAGGTCGCCGCGTTCCGGGCCCAGCTCCGGCTCGCGAAGCGGTTGGATCTCCCCGTCGTCCTCCACGAGCGCGCGGCGTGGGACACCTTCCTGTCCGTGCTCCGTGACGAAGCCCCCCTGCGGGGGGTGGTCCACGCGTTCTCTGGGGACGCCGGCCGGGCCGGGGCGATCGCGGACCTCGGCCTCCACCTCGGGATCGGGGGTCCGCTCACCTACGCCCAGAACCACGCCCTGCGCGGGGCCGTGGGAAGCGTCCCGCTCGACCGGATCGTCATCGAGACGGACGCCCCGTACCTGCCGCCCGAACCGCACCGCGGAAAGCGGAACGACCCAGGGATGGTCCGGCTCGTCGCCGAGCGGCTTGCCGCCCTGCGGGGGATGCCCGTGGCCGAGCTCGCCGAGGCGACGTGGACCAACGCCTGCCGGCTGCTCGCCGTCGCGCCCCGGTTCGAACCTCCTGCGTGA
- a CDS encoding DNA primase, producing the protein MPGRELEEVKARVDIVELIGRYVALRPSGQRFKGRCPFHPDDTPSFIVSPDKGLWHCFGCHAGGDAIGFLMKVERLSFPEALARLAQELGVEIHASGGEGRARLLQVNQQAVEFFARELRKPSGRKARDYLLSRGLGEELWERHKLGYAPEGWDGLLRALGRVGTEILRELGLVIAGERGYYDRFRDRVMFTLCDDQGRPVAFAGRSFAGEPKYLNTPNTALFTKGTLLYGLDLARDAIRSTGRAVLVEGYTDVISFHAAGIGEAIGSMGTALTDAQARLIARHTDHVVIAYDRDAAGEASALRGLVILRAAGLQVGVAVLPPGEDPDSLVRRHGAEAAREVLAHALPFHRFFVEAMASRHEISTVEGKERVLIEAKTFWPEIRSVPLQHEVARELSSMLALREEEVWRYLQAEARSASLPEARARVGPEEIFVHFLIEGKLPDHALEQLDLEEFRPEHRPIVAKWLELWHEGQRPTAAALAADLSPEQVDILTRVALLEVPFSDEAQAVEDAVTRFLYLPRVNRRLSETRRQLAAAEAAGDTGRVQALNSELQALCQERMRILRRR; encoded by the coding sequence ATGCCCGGCCGTGAACTGGAGGAGGTGAAGGCACGGGTTGACATCGTCGAGCTGATCGGGCGTTACGTCGCCCTGAGGCCCTCCGGCCAGCGGTTCAAGGGGAGGTGCCCGTTCCACCCCGACGACACCCCGTCCTTCATCGTCTCCCCGGACAAGGGGCTCTGGCATTGCTTCGGCTGCCACGCCGGTGGCGATGCGATCGGATTCCTGATGAAGGTCGAGCGGCTGTCGTTCCCTGAGGCGCTGGCGCGGCTGGCCCAAGAGCTGGGCGTCGAGATCCACGCGTCGGGCGGGGAGGGCAGAGCGAGGCTGCTCCAGGTGAACCAGCAGGCGGTCGAGTTCTTCGCTCGGGAGCTCCGCAAGCCATCCGGGAGGAAGGCCCGCGACTACCTCCTCAGCCGTGGCTTGGGCGAGGAGCTGTGGGAACGCCACAAGCTGGGTTACGCGCCAGAAGGATGGGATGGCCTCCTTCGTGCGCTTGGACGGGTGGGAACCGAGATCCTGCGCGAGCTGGGGTTGGTCATTGCCGGTGAGCGGGGGTACTACGACCGGTTTCGGGACCGGGTGATGTTCACCCTGTGTGACGACCAGGGCCGGCCGGTCGCGTTCGCGGGGCGGAGCTTCGCCGGAGAGCCCAAGTACCTGAACACCCCCAACACCGCGCTGTTCACGAAGGGAACGCTCCTCTATGGATTGGATCTCGCCCGCGACGCGATCCGCAGCACCGGCCGGGCTGTCCTGGTCGAGGGGTACACCGACGTCATCAGCTTCCACGCTGCGGGGATCGGAGAGGCCATTGGTTCGATGGGGACAGCTCTCACCGATGCCCAAGCCCGGTTGATCGCCCGCCACACGGATCACGTTGTGATCGCCTACGATCGGGACGCGGCCGGCGAAGCCTCGGCCCTGCGGGGCCTCGTGATCCTTCGAGCCGCCGGGCTCCAAGTGGGGGTAGCCGTGCTTCCGCCTGGGGAGGATCCCGACTCGCTCGTGCGCAGACACGGTGCCGAGGCCGCACGGGAGGTCCTCGCCCATGCGCTCCCGTTCCATCGGTTTTTCGTCGAGGCGATGGCCTCGCGGCACGAGATCAGTACCGTCGAGGGGAAGGAGCGAGTCCTGATCGAGGCAAAGACGTTTTGGCCGGAGATCCGGAGCGTCCCCCTACAGCACGAGGTCGCCCGAGAACTGTCGAGCATGCTGGCGTTGCGCGAGGAGGAGGTGTGGCGCTACCTTCAGGCGGAGGCCCGCTCGGCCTCGTTGCCGGAAGCCCGGGCACGCGTGGGTCCGGAGGAGATCTTCGTCCACTTTCTGATCGAGGGGAAGCTACCCGATCACGCTCTCGAGCAGCTTGACCTGGAGGAGTTCCGCCCGGAACATCGCCCTATCGTGGCCAAGTGGTTGGAACTGTGGCACGAAGGTCAACGGCCGACTGCAGCGGCGCTTGCGGCGGACCTTTCCCCCGAACAGGTCGATATCTTGACCCGAGTTGCCCTTCTCGAAGTCCCGTTTTCGGACGAGGCCCAGGCGGTCGAAGACGCCGTGACCCGGTTCCTCTACCTGCCGCGGGTGAACCGGAGGTTGAGCGAGACGCGGCGTCAACTCGCCGCGGCGGAGGCGGCTGGGGATACGGGGCGTGTTCAAGCGCTGAACTCGGAGCTCCAGGCTTTGTGTCAGGAGCGCATGCGGATCTTGAGGAGGAGGTGA
- a CDS encoding NAD(P)H-hydrate epimerase, producing MKRVLGAASVRDLDGKAESSGVPSLLLMESAGRGAAEAIRTWAPDLAGGRILAVCGTGGNGGDALAAARWLGQWGADPRAILLGEPRGPAADQAAAFRASFPKNVVPVEGEDDVAALEAWLAEADLVLDGILGVGLSGPPRGRARTAIEAVEGSRLPVVAIDLPSGLDADTGRVDGPTVRAALTLAMGCLKPCHLLPPAAERCGEVRVVDVAYPVGAWDEVDPVALVLEAGDVRALLPSRPRFGHKGTFGRVLVVGGAVGMAGAAALAAHGALRAGAGLVHVLCPEPVYPIVASLVPEALVHPGAAEDGQFAPEAAEEAVRWTEGMDVVVVGPGLGRGPGPAAIVQALVQAGIRLVLDADALFALAREPELLAASHGELVLTPHPGEFGRLVGTDPEEIVPDKIRWAREKAEAWRAVVVLKGPPTAIADPSGHVLLSTTGNTALAHGGSGDVLAGMVAGLWAGGAGAGDAASAAAFVHGRAAELLAATSSPRALLPTDLLAALPEAFAVVEG from the coding sequence GTGAAGCGCGTCCTTGGTGCGGCAAGCGTTCGGGATCTCGACGGGAAGGCCGAAAGTTCCGGCGTCCCCTCCCTTCTCCTCATGGAGTCCGCCGGCCGCGGAGCCGCCGAAGCGATCCGAACCTGGGCGCCCGACCTCGCCGGGGGACGGATCCTCGCCGTGTGCGGGACGGGAGGAAACGGCGGAGACGCCCTGGCCGCTGCGCGGTGGTTGGGGCAGTGGGGCGCGGACCCCCGGGCGATCCTCCTCGGCGAGCCCCGCGGCCCGGCCGCCGACCAGGCCGCCGCGTTCCGGGCGTCGTTCCCGAAGAACGTCGTCCCGGTCGAGGGGGAGGACGACGTCGCCGCCCTCGAGGCGTGGCTCGCAGAGGCGGATCTCGTGCTCGACGGGATCCTCGGGGTCGGGCTGTCCGGCCCGCCGCGGGGGCGGGCCCGAACGGCGATCGAGGCGGTGGAGGGCTCCCGGCTGCCCGTGGTGGCCATCGATCTCCCATCAGGCCTCGATGCGGACACCGGGCGGGTCGACGGGCCGACGGTGCGGGCGGCCCTCACGCTCGCCATGGGATGCCTCAAGCCGTGTCACCTCCTCCCCCCGGCAGCGGAGCGGTGCGGCGAGGTGCGGGTCGTGGACGTGGCCTACCCGGTCGGGGCGTGGGACGAGGTCGACCCCGTGGCCCTCGTTCTGGAGGCGGGCGACGTTCGGGCCCTTCTCCCCTCCCGACCCCGGTTCGGCCACAAGGGGACGTTCGGGAGGGTCCTCGTCGTGGGGGGCGCGGTGGGGATGGCCGGGGCCGCCGCGCTCGCCGCCCACGGGGCGCTGCGCGCCGGGGCGGGGTTGGTCCACGTCCTCTGTCCGGAGCCCGTGTACCCGATCGTGGCGTCCCTCGTCCCCGAGGCCCTCGTCCACCCCGGGGCGGCCGAGGACGGCCAGTTCGCCCCTGAGGCCGCGGAGGAGGCGGTGCGGTGGACGGAAGGGATGGACGTCGTCGTGGTCGGTCCGGGCCTCGGCCGCGGTCCCGGTCCAGCGGCGATCGTGCAAGCTCTCGTTCAGGCCGGGATCCGGCTCGTCCTCGACGCCGACGCCCTGTTCGCCCTCGCCAGGGAGCCCGAGCTCCTCGCCGCGAGCCACGGGGAGCTCGTCCTCACCCCCCACCCGGGGGAGTTCGGCCGCCTCGTGGGGACTGACCCCGAGGAGATCGTTCCCGACAAGATCCGCTGGGCACGGGAGAAGGCGGAGGCGTGGAGGGCGGTCGTCGTCCTCAAAGGGCCCCCCACGGCGATCGCCGACCCGTCGGGTCACGTGCTCCTCTCGACGACGGGGAACACCGCCCTCGCCCACGGCGGGTCGGGGGACGTCCTGGCGGGGATGGTCGCCGGTCTGTGGGCTGGGGGGGCGGGCGCAGGGGACGCGGCGTCCGCCGCAGCGTTCGTCCACGGCCGGGCGGCCGAGCTGCTCGCCGCCACCAGCTCCCCGCGGGCCCTCCTTCCCACCGACCTCCTGGCCGCCCTCCCCGAGGCGTTCGCCGTGGTCGAGGGTTAG
- a CDS encoding tRNA dimethylallyltransferase — protein sequence MTVLLLLGPTATGKSAVAGVVAEAVGAEVISADARAVYRGLEIGTDRPPPSVLARVPHHLVGVLDPVERYDAAAFRRDCERIVAEIHARGRRAVIVGGSTLYVRALTRGLFPGPAAQPHLREELARRPLAELHAELARVDPASAARIHPSDRVRIVRALEVHRLTGRPLSGCWGQERTFPFPLVKVALTVERGELHRRIEARVARMFDRGLVEEARRLWKSGVPHDAPAARTIGYQELFPFFAGEYDLDEARRRIVRNTKAYARRQLAFFRAESDVDWIDVTGRPVADVAGEVLARWRGAEG from the coding sequence ATGACGGTTCTCCTCCTCCTGGGACCGACCGCGACTGGGAAGAGCGCGGTCGCGGGGGTGGTCGCGGAGGCGGTGGGGGCCGAGGTCATCTCCGCCGATGCCCGGGCAGTCTACCGGGGCCTGGAGATCGGCACGGATCGTCCCCCTCCGTCGGTCCTGGCACGGGTCCCCCACCACCTGGTGGGCGTCCTCGATCCCGTGGAGCGGTACGATGCCGCGGCGTTCCGTCGCGACTGCGAGCGGATCGTGGCGGAGATCCATGCCCGCGGCCGGCGGGCAGTCATCGTTGGGGGGAGCACGCTCTACGTCCGCGCGCTCACCCGCGGCTTGTTCCCGGGGCCGGCCGCGCAGCCTCACCTCCGCGAGGAGCTCGCCCGCCGTCCCCTTGCCGAACTGCACGCCGAGCTGGCCCGGGTCGATCCCGCGTCCGCGGCGCGGATCCACCCGTCGGACCGGGTGCGGATCGTGCGCGCGCTGGAGGTGCACAGGTTGACCGGCCGACCCCTCTCCGGGTGCTGGGGACAGGAGAGGACCTTTCCGTTCCCACTCGTCAAGGTCGCGCTGACTGTCGAACGCGGGGAGCTCCACCGACGGATCGAGGCCCGGGTGGCGCGGATGTTCGACCGCGGCCTGGTCGAGGAGGCGCGGCGGCTGTGGAAGAGCGGGGTCCCCCACGATGCCCCGGCGGCGCGGACGATCGGGTACCAGGAGCTGTTTCCGTTCTTCGCGGGGGAGTACGACCTCGACGAGGCGCGTCGGCGGATCGTCCGGAACACGAAGGCCTACGCCCGGCGGCAGCTCGCGTTCTTCCGTGCGGAGAGCGACGTTGATTGGATCGACGTCACCGGGCGTCCCGTCGCCGACGTCGCGGGCGAGGTTCTCGCCCGGTGGCGGGGTGCAGAAGGGTAG
- a CDS encoding RNA polymerase sigma factor RpoD: protein MPDEIDIVPPEVREPGAAAEEEELSDLIPLIAELADSEPEEEPAERGRDPVRTYLREIGRVPLLTREEEAELAQKVEAGTAALEELNQGVVDPQRKAELEKVIQEGDAARERLAVSNLRLVVSIAKRYMHRGLSFLDLIQEGNIGLMRAVEKFDWRKGYKFSTYATWWIRQAITRAIGDQARTIRVPVHTMEAVQELGRLRREYIREHGAAPTYEQLAELLGTSVDRVKKIEQAAAFTTSLERPLSDDDDDTLGDFIADVSAQSPVREALRARLRDELRDALTELDPREREILELRYGLIDGHPRTLKEVASQFEITRERVRQLELKALEKLKYPARHRSLRSLRELLLSEEE from the coding sequence GTGCCCGACGAAATCGACATCGTTCCTCCCGAGGTGCGTGAGCCGGGAGCGGCGGCCGAGGAAGAGGAGCTAAGCGATCTGATCCCACTGATTGCCGAGCTGGCCGATTCCGAGCCTGAGGAGGAGCCGGCCGAGCGTGGCCGTGACCCGGTCCGCACCTATCTCCGCGAGATCGGGAGAGTTCCGCTTCTCACACGGGAAGAGGAGGCCGAGCTTGCCCAGAAGGTCGAAGCCGGAACAGCAGCGCTGGAAGAGCTCAACCAGGGGGTCGTGGATCCACAACGCAAAGCGGAACTCGAGAAGGTCATTCAGGAAGGGGACGCGGCGCGGGAGCGGCTTGCGGTGTCCAACCTTCGGCTCGTCGTGTCGATCGCGAAGCGCTACATGCACCGTGGGCTCTCCTTCCTCGACCTCATTCAGGAAGGCAACATCGGCCTCATGCGGGCGGTGGAGAAGTTCGACTGGCGCAAGGGATACAAGTTCTCGACCTACGCCACGTGGTGGATCCGCCAGGCGATCACCCGTGCCATCGGCGACCAGGCCCGAACGATCCGGGTCCCGGTTCACACGATGGAGGCGGTGCAGGAGCTGGGCCGCTTGCGACGGGAGTACATCCGCGAACACGGCGCGGCCCCCACCTACGAGCAGCTGGCAGAGCTTCTCGGAACGAGTGTGGATCGGGTAAAGAAGATCGAGCAGGCGGCGGCATTCACGACATCGCTCGAACGCCCGCTGTCGGACGATGACGATGACACTCTGGGCGACTTCATCGCTGACGTGTCGGCCCAGTCCCCGGTGCGGGAGGCACTGCGCGCCCGGCTCCGAGACGAACTTCGCGATGCCCTGACCGAACTCGATCCCCGCGAGCGGGAGATCCTCGAGCTGCGCTACGGGCTGATCGACGGTCATCCCCGGACGTTGAAGGAGGTGGCGAGCCAGTTCGAGATCACCCGCGAGCGGGTGCGCCAGCTCGAGCTGAAGGCCCTCGAGAAGCTGAAGTACCCGGCCCGGCACCGGTCGTTGCGCTCCCTGCGCGAGCTCCTCCTGTCCGAGGAGGAATGA
- a CDS encoding MBL-fold metallo-hydrolase superfamily: MVVGSLRTNAYVLAADGEAALVDPGDAAPHLDTAWDGHLLRYILLTHGHFDHADGAEIVHARTGAPVLYHPDEASTFWTMGRRPPPLGQALAEGARLPLGGDELVVWHLPGHSPGSVAFLWEKGKVAVVGDVLFARSVGRSDLPGGSWDVLRRSLSRLLGLDDEWRILPGHGPATSIGQERLHNPYLQDLDHARP, translated from the coding sequence ATGGTCGTGGGGTCTCTGCGAACGAACGCGTACGTCCTTGCGGCCGACGGTGAAGCGGCTCTTGTTGATCCGGGGGATGCCGCCCCGCACCTCGATACGGCGTGGGACGGGCATCTCCTGCGCTACATCCTGCTCACCCACGGCCACTTCGACCACGCGGACGGGGCGGAGATCGTGCACGCCCGCACCGGAGCCCCGGTACTCTATCATCCCGACGAAGCGAGCACGTTCTGGACCATGGGTCGGAGGCCGCCGCCTCTGGGCCAGGCCCTCGCAGAGGGTGCCCGTCTTCCGCTCGGGGGCGACGAACTCGTCGTGTGGCATCTGCCGGGACACTCCCCGGGATCGGTTGCCTTCCTGTGGGAGAAGGGGAAGGTGGCCGTGGTGGGTGACGTCCTGTTTGCCCGTTCCGTGGGGCGTTCGGACCTTCCCGGCGGCTCGTGGGATGTCCTGCGGCGGTCGCTGTCTCGTCTGCTGGGGTTGGATGACGAGTGGCGAATCCTTCCTGGGCACGGGCCGGCGACGAGCATCGGCCAGGAGCGGTTGCACAACCCGTACCTTCAGGATCTGGACCATGCCCGGCCGTGA
- a CDS encoding UPF0758 family protein, which produces MGPKRIKDLPEFERPREKLRARGAQALSDAELLAVLIHTGTKGKSAVELAAALLREAGPNLGRWGLAELTRFAGVGEAKACQILAALELARRHFQRGPGRIATPADALPYFATIRDRKQEHFMALTLNGAHEVIEARVVTVGLLTSSPVHPREVFADAIADRAAAVILAHNHPSGNLEPSADDLTLTRQLVEAGKILGIEVLDHLILTKTGHTSLRERGCIP; this is translated from the coding sequence ATGGGCCCGAAGCGGATCAAGGACCTGCCTGAGTTCGAGCGGCCGCGGGAAAAGCTCCGCGCCCGGGGGGCCCAGGCCCTGTCCGACGCCGAGCTCCTCGCGGTCCTCATCCACACCGGGACGAAGGGCAAGAGCGCGGTCGAGCTCGCGGCAGCCCTTCTGCGGGAGGCCGGTCCCAACCTCGGGCGGTGGGGACTGGCCGAGCTCACCCGGTTCGCCGGCGTGGGGGAGGCCAAGGCGTGCCAGATCCTGGCTGCCCTGGAACTCGCCCGTCGCCACTTCCAGCGCGGGCCGGGCCGGATCGCGACCCCCGCGGACGCGCTTCCCTACTTTGCCACGATCCGCGATCGAAAGCAGGAGCACTTCATGGCCCTCACCCTCAACGGGGCCCACGAGGTGATCGAGGCCCGTGTGGTCACGGTGGGGCTTCTCACCTCGAGCCCGGTCCACCCCCGCGAGGTGTTCGCCGACGCGATCGCCGACCGGGCGGCGGCGGTGATCTTGGCCCACAACCACCCGTCGGGAAACCTCGAGCCGAGCGCGGACGACCTCACCCTCACCCGGCAGCTCGTCGAGGCGGGGAAGATCCTTGGGATCGAGGTCCTCGACCACCTCATCCTCACGAAGACGGGCCACACCTCGCTCCGGGAGCGGGGCTGCATCCCCTAG